A genomic window from Nosocomiicoccus massiliensis includes:
- a CDS encoding gluconate 2-dehydrogenase subunit 3 family protein has translation MAENKNEKQFSRRDFLKTTGVATGGIIGGSLLGGLIGFNLDGGKSDAPTVGGGDSGEGGGQSAESLPIKDARTYFSRQDDFKNLAAAADIIYPEDDNGPGATELGVPYFIDRQMYGHYGHNATDYRFGPFEPMRSDTHGRQERITRGEMMIIGLRKLTDVSQEAHDKKFHELEEKQMIDILKQFEAGEVETPGMRSEAFFELLRSLVIEGVYSDPVYGGNRDMAGWKMIGYPGPRMGWEHDIMSEEFLELEPESLRDYQGGGVTYG, from the coding sequence ATGGCTGAAAACAAAAATGAAAAACAGTTTTCAAGACGTGACTTCCTGAAGACAACAGGTGTTGCTACTGGTGGTATTATCGGTGGTTCGTTACTTGGTGGACTCATTGGGTTCAACTTAGATGGCGGTAAATCTGATGCACCGACTGTCGGAGGAGGCGATTCTGGTGAAGGTGGCGGCCAATCGGCTGAATCACTTCCAATTAAAGATGCGAGAACATACTTCAGTCGTCAAGACGACTTTAAAAATCTTGCTGCAGCTGCAGATATTATTTATCCAGAAGATGATAATGGACCGGGTGCAACTGAACTCGGTGTACCATATTTCATCGATAGACAAATGTATGGTCATTACGGACACAACGCAACAGACTACCGTTTTGGACCATTTGAACCGATGCGTTCAGACACTCACGGACGTCAAGAGAGAATTACACGTGGTGAGATGATGATTATCGGCTTAAGAAAATTAACAGATGTCAGTCAAGAGGCACACGATAAAAAGTTCCATGAACTTGAAGAGAAACAAATGATTGATATTTTAAAACAATTTGAAGCGGGAGAAGTTGAAACGCCAGGTATGCGTTCAGAGGCATTCTTTGAATTATTAAGAAGCCTTGTAATCGAAGGTGTGTATTCTGACCCGGTTTACGGCGGAAATAGAGATATGGCAGGTTGGAAGATGATCGGTTACCCAGGACCTCGTATGGGATGGGAACACGATATTATGTCTGAAGAGTTCTTAGAACTCGAACCTGAAAGTTTAAGAGATTATCAAGGAGGAGGCGTAACTTATGGCTAA
- the parC gene encoding DNA topoisomerase IV subunit A, with protein MHKHIQQLKLEDVIGDRFGRYSKYVIQDRAIPDVRDGLKPVQRRILYAMYKDGNTFNKGYRKSAKTVGNVIGNYHPHGESSIYDAMVRLGQDWKMREELVQIHGNKGSVDGDPPAAMRYTEARLSELSGELLNDIDKDTVDFMDNFDDTAKEPTVLPSKFPNILVNGSTGISAGYATDIPPHNLEEVINATLKVIDKPTVKTSELLEIMQGPDFPTGGIIQGKKELQKAYETGQGRIVVRAKVDVETKRGDKVHLVITELPFEVNKAALVKKIDEIILDKEVDGMLEVRDETDRDGLRVIIELRKDSNIDAILNYLYKKTNLQVSYNFNMVAINNRRPKLLSLKEILEAYIAHQKDVVLRRSKYLLDAASKRMHIIEGLMRALSILDEVIRIIRESENKKNAKENLMSAYDFTERQAEAIVMLQLYRLTNTDIVDLENEHVDLEFEINMLKEIIDDENTLKKVIKKELRDVRQQFKSERLTVIEDKIQSLEVNREMLIREEDTVITVTRDGYIKRTSPRSFGASPFEELGMKDDDELLFFKEGHTLETLLVFTNRGNYMVIPVHELEEIRWKDHGVHLSSKYNIESNEYPLFAYAIESFEEAASIVITTKLGQVKKTTLKDHEMTRINRVIAAINLSKDDVIVSVDVVTDNTNILLLTKNGISLMFNIDEVSETGLRTKGVKGISLKEDDKVVLGQLVKDNDYLLSVTNRGAVKRTSIDVFELGKRSQVGKMLYKTVKSKPHEVVRATLYKGNFKIFLFNDEEHVDIEAMDIRLSDKYSNGSFVIDEDKFGEIETVNFSKYLIP; from the coding sequence ATGCATAAACATATTCAACAATTAAAACTTGAAGACGTAATTGGTGACCGCTTTGGTCGATATAGTAAATACGTTATACAAGACCGTGCGATTCCAGATGTACGTGACGGATTAAAACCCGTACAGCGCCGTATTTTATATGCGATGTATAAAGACGGAAATACGTTTAACAAAGGATATCGTAAATCTGCGAAAACTGTCGGTAATGTAATTGGTAACTACCACCCACACGGTGAATCGAGTATATATGACGCGATGGTACGTTTAGGTCAAGACTGGAAGATGCGTGAAGAGCTCGTTCAAATCCACGGTAACAAAGGTTCAGTCGACGGAGACCCACCAGCAGCAATGCGCTATACTGAAGCGCGTCTGTCTGAATTATCAGGTGAGTTATTAAACGATATCGATAAAGATACTGTCGACTTTATGGATAACTTCGACGACACGGCAAAAGAACCGACAGTATTACCGTCAAAGTTTCCAAATATATTAGTGAATGGTTCAACTGGTATTTCAGCGGGTTACGCAACAGATATTCCACCGCATAATTTAGAGGAAGTCATTAACGCCACGCTAAAAGTCATCGATAAACCGACTGTAAAAACAAGTGAATTACTTGAAATTATGCAGGGACCTGATTTCCCAACAGGTGGGATTATTCAAGGTAAAAAAGAACTTCAAAAAGCATATGAAACAGGACAAGGTAGAATTGTCGTGCGTGCAAAAGTCGACGTTGAAACTAAACGTGGAGACAAAGTACATTTAGTCATTACAGAATTACCGTTTGAAGTAAATAAAGCAGCACTTGTTAAAAAGATCGATGAGATTATATTAGATAAAGAAGTCGATGGTATGTTAGAAGTGCGAGATGAAACAGACCGTGACGGTTTAAGAGTGATCATCGAATTACGTAAGGATTCAAATATCGATGCGATACTCAATTACTTATATAAAAAGACGAATTTACAAGTGTCGTATAACTTTAATATGGTCGCAATTAATAATCGCCGACCAAAACTACTAAGTTTAAAAGAGATATTAGAAGCATATATCGCACATCAAAAAGACGTCGTTTTACGTCGTTCTAAATATTTACTCGATGCAGCGTCAAAACGTATGCATATTATCGAAGGATTAATGCGTGCGTTATCGATACTCGACGAAGTTATTCGAATTATACGTGAATCAGAAAATAAAAAGAATGCGAAAGAAAACTTGATGAGCGCGTATGATTTTACTGAACGACAAGCAGAAGCAATCGTCATGCTTCAGTTATATCGATTAACTAATACGGATATCGTCGATTTAGAAAACGAACATGTCGATTTAGAATTCGAAATCAATATGTTAAAAGAAATAATAGATGATGAAAACACGCTTAAAAAAGTGATTAAAAAAGAGTTACGTGACGTGAGACAACAATTCAAATCAGAGCGCTTAACAGTCATCGAAGACAAGATACAATCACTTGAAGTCAATCGTGAGATGTTAATTCGAGAAGAGGATACAGTAATTACTGTGACACGTGACGGATACATTAAGCGTACAAGTCCGAGAAGTTTTGGAGCGAGTCCATTTGAAGAACTCGGTATGAAAGATGACGATGAGTTACTGTTCTTTAAAGAAGGACATACGCTAGAAACGTTACTCGTATTTACGAACCGAGGAAATTATATGGTAATCCCTGTCCATGAACTAGAAGAGATTCGTTGGAAAGACCACGGCGTACATTTATCAAGTAAATATAATATCGAAAGTAATGAGTATCCACTGTTTGCGTATGCGATTGAGTCGTTTGAGGAAGCGGCTTCTATCGTCATTACGACAAAACTTGGTCAAGTGAAGAAAACAACGTTAAAAGATCACGAAATGACACGTATCAATCGTGTGATTGCAGCAATCAACTTAAGTAAAGATGACGTGATCGTTAGCGTGGATGTTGTCACAGACAATACGAACATATTGTTATTAACTAAAAACGGTATTTCACTTATGTTTAATATCGATGAAGTATCAGAAACTGGTCTTCGAACAAAAGGTGTTAAAGGTATCTCGTTAAAAGAAGACGACAAAGTAGTATTAGGACAACTCGTAAAAGACAATGATTACTTGTTATCTGTGACGAATAGAGGAGCCGTGAAACGTACGAGTATCGACGTATTCGAACTCGGAAAACGTAGTCAAGTTGGTAAAATGTTATATAAAACAGTGAAGTCAAAACCGCATGAAGTAGTCCGTGCCACACTTTACAAAGGTAACTTTAAGATTTTCTTATTTAATGATGAGGAGCATGTAGATATTGAAGCAATGGATATTCGTTTATCCGACAAATACTCAAACGGATCCTTTGTGATTGACGAAGACAAATTTGGGGAGATAGAAACCGTAAACTTTTCTAAGTACTTAATACCTTAA
- a CDS encoding GMC family oxidoreductase yields the protein MAKKLDKVDVVVVGTGWAGGVVSAEMAKAGKKVVTLERGGHANRQDYIGVKDELRFDNRFQIMQNLKGDTVTSRNELDETALPVRTMKDFQLGVNVGGASVHWAGSTYRYWPYDFEIRSMTEERYGKDKIPEEMSIQDWGITYEELEPYYEMWEKTAGIGGEQDPLAPERKMEWPNPPMEETPPLKLFKDAARELGLHPFQMASGNMSQNYENPDGEKMNACMYCSFCTRAGCDFSAKSDPLATVIPTALKHDNFELRTNSLARRVLYNKDSKKAEGILYTDLVTGEEYEQPADVVVLAAFAISNNRLLMLSDIGEQYDPKTRKGVIGRNFNGQYNSSFNGARGFFDDKKFNLYMGAGALGACLNDYQADNFDHTDLDFIGGGCIELRQYGFGAIASGQNIKGDTPTWGKEFKEESLKYAYSMLHVWYSACTLSYYHNYTDLDPTYKDEFGDPLLRVTYKFGDNERNIAKFGVERCHEILEAMGADHIEDDQVPEEFDHKYQGGHYTGGVIMGESSENSAVNNYLQMWDVDNLFVVGGSAFPQFGGHHPTPTIGALAYRASEGILKYLDDGGGQLVKDKEAANA from the coding sequence ATGGCTAAGAAATTAGATAAAGTCGACGTAGTAGTCGTAGGTACCGGCTGGGCTGGTGGAGTAGTAAGTGCTGAAATGGCGAAAGCTGGTAAAAAAGTAGTTACACTAGAGCGTGGTGGACACGCAAACCGACAAGACTATATCGGTGTAAAAGACGAGCTTCGTTTTGATAATCGTTTCCAAATCATGCAAAACTTAAAAGGTGACACAGTAACGTCACGTAACGAATTGGACGAAACAGCGTTACCTGTTCGTACGATGAAAGACTTCCAATTAGGAGTTAACGTCGGAGGAGCAAGTGTGCACTGGGCAGGTAGTACATATCGTTACTGGCCATATGACTTTGAAATTCGTAGTATGACTGAAGAGCGCTACGGTAAAGATAAAATTCCTGAAGAAATGTCGATTCAAGACTGGGGAATTACTTACGAAGAGCTTGAGCCATATTATGAAATGTGGGAGAAAACAGCAGGTATTGGTGGAGAACAAGATCCATTAGCTCCAGAACGTAAAATGGAATGGCCAAACCCACCGATGGAAGAAACTCCTCCATTAAAATTATTTAAAGATGCAGCGAGAGAACTCGGATTACATCCGTTCCAAATGGCATCAGGAAACATGTCTCAAAACTATGAAAACCCTGATGGAGAAAAAATGAACGCTTGTATGTACTGTTCATTCTGTACACGTGCAGGCTGTGACTTCAGTGCAAAATCTGACCCACTCGCAACTGTTATTCCAACTGCTTTAAAACACGATAACTTTGAATTACGTACAAACTCTCTTGCTCGTAGAGTACTGTACAACAAAGATTCTAAAAAAGCAGAAGGTATTCTATATACAGACTTAGTAACTGGTGAAGAATATGAGCAACCAGCAGACGTTGTTGTACTTGCAGCATTTGCGATTTCTAACAACCGTCTACTTATGCTTTCAGATATCGGTGAACAGTACGATCCAAAAACTCGTAAAGGTGTAATTGGACGTAACTTCAACGGTCAATACAACTCTTCATTTAACGGTGCAAGAGGATTCTTCGACGATAAGAAGTTTAACTTATACATGGGTGCAGGAGCACTTGGTGCATGCTTAAACGACTATCAAGCGGATAACTTTGACCACACTGATTTAGACTTCATCGGTGGTGGATGTATCGAATTACGTCAATACGGATTCGGTGCGATCGCTAGTGGACAAAACATTAAAGGCGATACACCAACTTGGGGTAAAGAGTTTAAAGAAGAGTCACTAAAATATGCATACAGTATGCTACATGTTTGGTATTCTGCGTGTACTTTATCTTACTACCACAACTACACGGATTTAGATCCAACATATAAAGATGAGTTCGGTGACCCATTATTACGTGTAACGTATAAATTTGGTGACAACGAACGTAACATCGCGAAGTTCGGTGTAGAAAGATGTCATGAAATCTTAGAAGCGATGGGTGCAGACCACATCGAAGATGACCAAGTACCAGAAGAATTTGACCACAAATATCAAGGTGGACACTACACAGGTGGAGTAATCATGGGTGAATCAAGTGAGAACTCAGCAGTCAACAACTACCTACAAATGTGGGACGTTGATAACCTATTCGTAGTCGGTGGATCAGCATTCCCTCAATTCGGAGGACACCACCCAACACCAACAATCGGTGCACTCGCATACCGTGCGTCAGAAGGTATTCTAAAATACTTAGACGACGGTGGTGGACAATTAGTAAAAGACAAAGAAGCGGCGAACGCATAA
- the parE gene encoding DNA topoisomerase IV subunit B produces MAHSNYSDDSIQILEGLDAVRKRPGMYIGYTDARGLHHLVYEITDNAVDEIINGYGNKIEITINKNGSITVSDNGRGLPTGMHQSGKSTPEVIFTILHAGGKFGSGGYKTSGGLHGVGASVVNALSEWLELEICRDGKRYSMSFKNGGEVDEPLKEIGNTNQTGTRVTFKPDRTIFKTGTQFNFETIVDRMRESAFLEKNLEVSITDLNTDKHELFHYEDGLLSFINFLHEGKENFGSPIAFSGNLNGMQADVAFQYNDQYTETVMSFVNNVRTKDGGTHEVGFKSSFTRIFNDFARKIGELKDKDKNLEGNDIREGLTAVISVKIPEELLQFEGQTKGKLGTPEARQLMDHVLSENLPYILEENGVLSAELVKKAIKARQVRVAARKAREEMRNGKKSKRRDVLLSGKLTPAQSKNRKKNELFLVEGDSAGGSAKLGRDRKFQAILPLRGKVINTERARFEDIFKNEEINTIIHTIGAGVGNEFDIDQVNYDKVIIMTDADTDGAHIQVLLLTFFFNYMRPLLHAGKVYIALPPLFKLEKKRGKKQETRYVWTEEELEEMKEELGDNVEIQRYKGLGEMMADQLWETTMDPENRTLIQVLIDDEALSLKRVSTLMGDNVEIRRDWIEENVSFTLEDDASILDSDRIDILEDGDSYA; encoded by the coding sequence TTGGCACATTCAAATTACTCAGATGACTCAATTCAAATATTAGAAGGCCTAGATGCAGTTCGTAAACGTCCAGGTATGTATATTGGATATACAGACGCAAGAGGTCTTCATCATTTAGTATATGAGATTACAGATAACGCAGTAGATGAAATTATTAACGGCTATGGTAATAAAATAGAAATTACAATCAATAAAAATGGAAGTATTACTGTGAGTGATAACGGACGTGGATTACCGACAGGCATGCACCAAAGTGGTAAGTCGACGCCAGAAGTTATTTTTACTATCCTCCACGCTGGAGGTAAGTTTGGCTCTGGTGGATATAAAACGTCTGGAGGACTTCATGGTGTTGGTGCGTCCGTCGTAAACGCATTATCAGAATGGCTAGAACTTGAAATATGTAGAGACGGTAAACGATATAGTATGTCATTTAAAAACGGTGGAGAAGTTGACGAGCCGTTAAAAGAAATTGGCAATACGAATCAAACCGGAACGCGTGTTACGTTTAAGCCAGATCGTACGATTTTTAAAACGGGTACACAATTTAATTTCGAGACAATCGTTGATCGTATGAGAGAATCAGCATTTTTAGAAAAGAATCTAGAAGTGAGTATTACTGACTTAAATACAGATAAACATGAATTGTTTCATTACGAAGATGGCTTACTTTCTTTTATTAATTTCTTACATGAAGGTAAAGAAAACTTTGGTTCACCGATCGCGTTTTCTGGTAATCTAAACGGTATGCAAGCAGATGTTGCATTTCAATATAATGACCAGTACACAGAAACGGTCATGAGTTTTGTAAACAATGTCCGTACGAAAGACGGCGGTACGCACGAGGTTGGCTTTAAATCATCATTTACACGTATTTTTAATGATTTCGCGCGTAAAATTGGCGAATTAAAAGATAAAGACAAAAACCTCGAAGGTAACGATATTCGTGAAGGGCTAACAGCTGTCATTTCCGTTAAAATTCCTGAAGAGTTACTTCAGTTTGAAGGACAAACAAAAGGGAAGCTCGGTACACCTGAAGCGAGACAATTAATGGATCACGTTTTAAGTGAGAATTTACCATATATTTTAGAAGAGAACGGTGTTTTATCAGCTGAACTCGTTAAAAAAGCAATTAAAGCTAGACAAGTACGTGTCGCTGCACGTAAAGCACGTGAAGAGATGCGTAACGGTAAAAAATCGAAACGTCGTGACGTTTTACTATCTGGTAAGTTAACACCAGCTCAAAGCAAAAACAGAAAGAAAAACGAACTCTTTTTAGTAGAGGGGGACTCTGCAGGAGGTTCGGCGAAACTTGGACGCGATAGAAAATTCCAAGCGATTTTACCGTTAAGAGGTAAAGTGATCAATACAGAACGCGCACGTTTTGAAGATATCTTTAAAAATGAAGAAATAAATACGATTATCCATACGATCGGAGCAGGTGTCGGTAATGAGTTTGATATCGATCAAGTGAACTACGATAAAGTAATCATTATGACAGATGCAGATACGGATGGTGCACACATTCAAGTGCTACTTCTTACTTTCTTCTTTAATTATATGCGTCCACTTTTACATGCAGGTAAAGTGTATATCGCGTTACCTCCGTTATTTAAATTAGAGAAAAAACGTGGTAAAAAACAAGAGACTCGATATGTGTGGACAGAAGAGGAACTTGAAGAAATGAAAGAAGAACTTGGTGATAACGTTGAAATTCAGCGCTACAAAGGTCTCGGGGAAATGATGGCAGACCAGCTTTGGGAGACGACGATGGATCCAGAAAATCGTACACTCATTCAAGTTCTAATTGATGATGAGGCACTTTCGTTAAAACGAGTATCAACTTTAATGGGTGATAACGTTGAAATTAGACGTGACTGGATTGAAGAGAACGTCAGCTTTACGTTAGAAGATGACGCGTCAATACTCGATAGTGATCGTATTGACATTTTAGAGGACGGTGATAGTTATGCATAA
- a CDS encoding LytTR family DNA-binding domain-containing protein — protein MKVNLIIDSSLDEGEVQVHAQNATVGARVLSYVDHFTKDKENITVKSNDEFTVIKKMDIVCAEVHNKILTIYTSKESIQTYKSLTMFLDELNSNTFMQVSKSELLNIQKIKKVEPSFSGNLIAVMSNGQKVNISRRFVSILKERLGI, from the coding sequence GTGAAGGTTAATCTTATTATCGATAGTAGTTTAGATGAAGGTGAAGTGCAAGTGCACGCACAAAATGCTACTGTTGGCGCACGAGTGTTGTCGTACGTCGACCATTTTACGAAAGACAAGGAAAATATCACTGTGAAATCTAATGATGAATTTACCGTCATTAAAAAGATGGATATCGTTTGTGCGGAAGTCCATAACAAAATTCTGACGATTTATACGAGTAAAGAATCTATACAAACGTATAAAAGTCTCACGATGTTTTTAGATGAATTGAACTCGAATACGTTTATGCAAGTATCTAAGTCAGAGCTATTGAACATACAGAAGATTAAAAAAGTCGAACCGTCTTTTTCTGGGAATTTAATTGCAGTCATGTCGAACGGACAAAAGGTCAATATTTCAAGACGATTTGTATCAATTTTAAAAGAAAGGTTGGGGATTTAA
- the plsY gene encoding glycerol-3-phosphate 1-O-acyltransferase PlsY has translation MELSTIVLLIASYIFGAIPFAYIIGKVFYNVDIRQHGSGNIGTTNTFRILGKKSGIIVLILDFLKGAIPVYVAMWANVDIPVIIFGLCAALGHVYSIFLKFKGGKAVATGAGVIMAVAPLIFLIILLCFLIVLTVFHYVSLASVSGVTMLFILSLFTNNLALKIVSGILFILIVFKHIPNMKRIKNKTEPKAYLFKKK, from the coding sequence ATGGAATTATCAACAATCGTTTTACTTATTGCTTCATATATTTTTGGCGCGATTCCGTTTGCTTACATTATCGGAAAAGTGTTTTATAACGTCGATATAAGACAACACGGAAGCGGTAATATCGGTACGACGAATACGTTTAGAATTTTAGGTAAGAAATCAGGGATTATCGTCTTAATATTAGACTTTTTAAAAGGTGCAATTCCAGTATATGTAGCGATGTGGGCGAACGTAGATATACCGGTCATTATATTTGGATTATGTGCAGCACTTGGCCATGTATATTCTATATTTTTAAAGTTTAAAGGTGGAAAAGCTGTCGCAACTGGTGCCGGTGTGATTATGGCCGTTGCGCCTCTCATCTTTTTAATTATTTTACTCTGTTTTTTAATCGTCTTAACTGTATTCCACTACGTATCACTTGCAAGTGTATCTGGCGTAACGATGCTCTTTATACTATCGTTGTTTACAAATAACTTAGCACTTAAAATCGTATCAGGAATATTATTTATACTTATCGTCTTTAAACACATACCAAACATGAAGCGGATTAAAAACAAAACTGAACCAAAAGCATACTTATTTAAAAAGAAATAA
- a CDS encoding DUF3021 family protein, producing MLGNALKFMVQSVLIGSFIYLVSLMILEPSKEIMSVWIASSLIGLATCAHLTKMPPSLAGLIQIVVGTVAFTTVAIMNGWISATLTDISFYAASIVVIILIVQSIFIIMAIRDSKEINKKLNDK from the coding sequence ATGTTAGGAAATGCTTTAAAGTTTATGGTTCAATCTGTACTAATCGGAAGCTTTATCTATTTAGTTTCACTTATGATTTTAGAACCTTCTAAGGAGATTATGTCAGTATGGATTGCCTCTTCACTTATCGGACTCGCAACGTGTGCACATTTAACTAAGATGCCACCATCTCTTGCTGGACTCATACAAATTGTTGTTGGTACTGTTGCTTTTACTACTGTTGCGATCATGAACGGCTGGATCTCAGCAACTCTGACTGATATATCTTTCTATGCCGCTTCAATCGTTGTCATTATTCTAATCGTCCAAAGTATATTTATTATTATGGCAATACGTGATAGTAAAGAAATTAACAAAAAATTAAATGATAAATAA
- a CDS encoding ABC transporter ATP-binding protein produces MGLKINHLTKKFGDFTAVDDLNFNVHDGEMYGLLGGNGAGKTTTFRMILNILKPTSGSVTFNDKKIDYNFTDYIGYLPEERGLHPKLTVEEQVMYLAQLKNMSKQDAKKQLEYWLERFKVSENMKKKIGALSKGNQQKIQLIASIIHNPKLLILDEPFSGLDPVNVELLKEAVKELNKNGATIIFSTHRMEHVEELCESICILKRGTQVAEGSIQSINDDFKQKTIFIRGTHDVSFLKDHPGVLSYNKKNDLVTLKIEDETFAQPIYDRVTPLGYFSEFSVKDPTLNEIFISKVGEHDE; encoded by the coding sequence ATGGGACTGAAAATTAATCATTTGACGAAAAAATTCGGTGATTTTACTGCTGTAGATGATTTAAATTTTAATGTTCATGACGGTGAAATGTACGGTTTACTTGGTGGAAACGGTGCAGGTAAGACGACGACGTTTCGTATGATCTTAAATATATTAAAACCAACGAGTGGTTCTGTGACGTTTAACGATAAAAAAATCGATTATAACTTTACAGACTACATTGGATATTTGCCTGAAGAGCGTGGATTACATCCAAAACTAACTGTTGAAGAGCAAGTGATGTATCTTGCGCAACTTAAAAATATGTCTAAACAAGACGCAAAAAAGCAATTAGAATATTGGCTAGAGCGCTTTAAAGTATCTGAAAACATGAAGAAAAAAATTGGAGCGTTATCTAAAGGGAACCAGCAAAAGATTCAACTCATTGCGAGTATTATCCATAATCCAAAGTTACTCATACTCGACGAGCCGTTTTCTGGATTAGACCCTGTTAACGTAGAATTATTAAAAGAAGCGGTCAAAGAGTTAAACAAAAATGGTGCGACGATTATTTTTAGTACACATCGTATGGAACACGTCGAAGAGCTATGTGAATCGATTTGTATTTTAAAACGTGGTACACAAGTCGCAGAAGGTTCAATTCAGTCTATTAATGATGACTTTAAGCAAAAAACGATATTCATTCGTGGAACGCATGACGTATCGTTCTTAAAAGATCATCCGGGTGTTTTATCTTACAACAAAAAGAATGATTTAGTAACACTAAAAATTGAAGATGAAACATTCGCTCAACCGATTTACGATCGCGTAACACCACTTGGTTATTTTAGTGAGTTTAGCGTAAAAGATCCGAC
- a CDS encoding Abi family protein translates to MVNGDNMHIKQPKTYEEQIDLLKKRGLIIEDESYAIDILSKINYYRFSAYTLTLKSNDIFYEDASFNHIYKLYEFDRKLRLELLSLLEKIEVSFRTKISYYLAHKYGSTSYLDESNFKNLDYFNDMRTQINHEVHRSKELFIIHHKEKYKSIFPIWVVIEVTSFSLLSKIYSNLHDNDQDGIAITFNNNRFYIRNWLYALSTLRNICAHFGRLYKRHLPIHFKLSKADRKKIKYGNTTFAAIYVICKILNDKVLTKILLTNISELFNEYEEVDITQLGFPENWTNILETI, encoded by the coding sequence ATGGTAAACGGTGATAATATGCATATTAAACAACCAAAAACATATGAGGAACAAATCGATTTATTAAAAAAACGTGGACTTATTATAGAAGATGAATCATATGCTATAGATATACTTAGTAAAATTAATTATTATCGTTTTAGCGCCTATACTTTAACTTTAAAGAGTAATGATATATTTTATGAAGATGCTTCATTTAATCATATATATAAATTGTATGAATTTGATAGAAAGTTACGTTTAGAATTACTATCATTATTGGAGAAAATTGAAGTTTCCTTTCGTACTAAAATCTCCTACTATTTGGCCCATAAATATGGTTCAACATCATATCTAGATGAATCTAACTTTAAAAATTTAGACTATTTCAACGATATGAGAACTCAAATTAATCATGAAGTACATAGAAGTAAAGAACTATTTATTATTCATCATAAAGAAAAATATAAATCCATATTTCCAATTTGGGTTGTAATTGAAGTCACTTCATTCAGTTTACTTTCAAAAATATACTCGAACTTACATGATAATGATCAAGATGGAATTGCAATTACTTTTAACAACAACCGTTTTTATATTAGAAACTGGTTATATGCTTTATCTACTTTAAGAAATATCTGTGCGCACTTTGGTAGACTATATAAGAGACATTTACCTATTCATTTTAAACTATCAAAAGCGGATCGAAAGAAAATAAAATATGGCAATACTACTTTTGCAGCTATTTATGTGATTTGTAAAATTTTAAATGATAAAGTTTTAACGAAAATACTATTAACAAATATCTCAGAACTTTTTAATGAGTATGAAGAAGTGGATATTACTCAATTAGGTTTTCCTGAAAACTGGACAAATATTTTAGAAACCATATAA